Proteins encoded by one window of Triplophysa rosa linkage group LG19, Trosa_1v2, whole genome shotgun sequence:
- the rapgef1b gene encoding rap guanine nucleotide exchange factor 1b isoform X7, whose amino-acid sequence MGNSSRRAQRLLEETEYFNAGEPDDTESQKSHLSSFTMKLMKFHSPKIKRTPSKKGKQHQPEPTVKTPEKPVNKKVSRLEEQEKDVVSALRYFKTIVDKMNVDAKVLMMLPGSASKVLEAVLPLVQGETRVHHSSALSSCHNRVYQSLANLIRWSDQVMLEGIDLDDKDTVTTVTTVIKAVLDGVKELVKLTIEKQEQPSPTSPSKPVPLVTKTESVCENPLTEREKAILSKTTPIVTPTDSLTDMSEEEVAPPKPPLPGVKLAEHSPPALPPKKRQSVSSPTRVAVVAPMSRVSCALSPSPGARQHQEFDVDLLQRRFSGGSQSYGGDSPRLSPCNSMGKLSKSDEQLSSLERDSGRCSRNTSCETLEGYDPDYDFLNQDLSVSDPLPFPTGPSSCLSPLPECQMEPLSLSPAHTCFSPPVTHQPSVDYRTPPLTPASTNSKHPPALPQKKRRSTPIISTYPLYERLPSHYDNLSEEEQPTPPFPLVTPVSPIPQVNGRDDLSLSTDPNSPPPLPEKKGKQILQYMQFVEDYSEPQPSVFYQTPQNESIYEQRRNKRFQEVYGFSDSYTSSDSVLEPVPPPALPPKQRQLSESVDEGGEGEYVNLYASTHANGDSTHRTDTVCCDDENHAPHIPSSNSKEALAKDRQKESSHEEIDDIDELSLIDHSEVMSRVTLKAENDDGPDVRAGSGDILLVHATETDRKDLVLYCEAFLTTYRTFITPEDLIKKLRYRYTRFCHSPDTFKKRVSKNTFFVLVRVVDELCLVELTEDILRQLMDLVFRLVCNGELSLARVLRKNILDKVEQKRVLRHTQTLKPLAALGVSARPGTLHDFRSHEVADQLTLLDAELFYKIEIPEVLLWAKEQNEEKSPNLTQFTEHFNNMSYWVRSIIMQQEKAQDREKLLLKFIKIMKHLRKLNNFNSYLAILSALDSAPIRRLEWQKQTSEGLEEYCTLIDSSSSFRAYRAALAEVEPPCIPYLGLILQDLTFVHLGNPDFIDGKVNFSKRWQQFNILDSMRCFQQVHYELKRNEDIVSFFNDFSDHLAEEALWELSLKIKPRNISRRKTDREEKT is encoded by the exons aATCTCAGAAGTCTCACCTCTCCTCGTTCACCATGAAACTGATGAAGTTTCATTCACCGAAGATAAAACGAACTCCATCTAAGAAAGGAAAACAACATCAGCCCGAGCCCACCGTGAAGACACCAGAGAAACCCGTCAACAAG AAGGTGAGCCGATTGGAGGAGCAGGAGAAGGACGTGGTGAGCGCGCTGAGATATTTCAAGACGATTGTGGACAAGATGAACGTCGATGCCAAAGTTCTGATGATGCTTCCAGGCTCAGCCAGTAAAGTCCTGGAGGCCGTACTGCCGCTGGTGCAGGGAGAGACTCGGGTTCATCACAG cTCAGCGTTGTCGTCCTGTCATAACCGTGTGTATCAGAGTTTGGCTAATCTCATTCGCTGGTCGGATCAGGTGATGCTGGAGGGTATCGACCTTGACGACAAGGACACTGTGACGACGGTTACCACGGTGATCAAAGCTGTGCTGGATGGCGTGAAG gaGCTGGTGAAACTCACTATAGAGAAACAAGAGCAACCGTCCCCGACATCCCCGAGCAAACCTGTGCCCCTTGTGACCAAAACAGAGAG TGTGTGTGAAAATCCTTTAACAGAACGAGAGAAGGCGATCCTGAGTAAGACCACGCCTATAGTCACACCCACCGACAGCTTGACTGACATGTCAGAGGAGGAGGTGGCTCCGCCCAAACCACCTCTACCCGGGGTGAAACTAGCCGAGCACAG CCCGCCCGCTCTGCCACCGAAGAAGCGACAGTCTGTTTCCTCCCCCACTCGTGTTGCCGTGGTAGCGCCGATGAGTCGAGTCTCATGTGCTCTCAGCCCGTCTCCAGGAGCTCGACAG CATCAGGAGTTTGACGTGGATCTCCTCCAGAGGCGTTTCTCGGGTGGCAGTCAGTCGTACGGAGGAGATTCTCCCCGTCTCTCTCCCTGTAACAGTATGGGAAAACTGAGCAAATCCGACGAGCAGCTCTCCTCTCTGGAGCGAGACAGCGGCCGGTGCTCACGAAACACCAGCTGTGAAACACTCG AGGGATACGATCCTGATTACGACTTCCTCAACCAGGACCTTTCCGTTTCCGATCCCTTGCCGTTTCCCACGGGTCCGAGCAGCTGTCTGAGCCCCCTCCCCGAATGCCAGATGGAACCTCTGTCCCTAAGCCCCGCCCACACCTGCTTCAGTCCTCCCGTGACCCATCAGCCTTCTGTGGATTACAGGACTCCGCCCCTCACGCCAGCATCCACCAATAGCAAGCATCCCCCCGCCCTCCCGCAGAAGAAGCGACGGTCTACCCCAATTATATCGACCTATCCTCTTTACGAGCGCCTCCCGTCGCACTACGACAACCTATCGGAAGAGGAGCAGCCGACGCCGCCCTTCCCTCTGGTGACGCCGGTATCGCCTATACCGCAGGTCAACGGCAGGGATGACCTCTCGCTGTCCACCGACCCCAACAGCCCGCCACCGCTGCCGGAGAAGAAGGGCAAGCAAA tCCTGCAGTACATGCAGTTTGTTGAGGATTACTCTGAGCCGCAGCCGTCTGTGTTTTATCAGACGCCTCAGAACGAGAGTATTTACGAGCAGAGGAGGAATAAACGCTTTCAGGAGGTTTACGGATTTAGCGATTCTTACACCAGCTCGGATTCTGTGCTCGAGCCCGTGCCACCGCCCGCCCTGCCACCCAAACAGAGACAGCTG AGTGAAAGTGTTGACGAAGGCGGCGAGGGGGAATATGTGAATCTATACGCATCCACGCACGCCAACGGCGACAGCACACATCGCACC GACACCGTATGTTGTGATGATGAAAACCACGCCCCTCACATACCCTCGTCCAATAGCAAGGAGGCATTGGCTAAGGACAG ACAGAAGGAATCCAGTCATGAAGAGATAGATGATATCGATGAACTGTCTCTTATTGATCACAGTGAGGTTATGAGCCGCGTAACACTTAAAGCAGAG AATGATGACGGCCCGGATGTGCGAGCCGGATCCGGTGACATACTGTTAGTTCACGCTACAGAAACGGACCGCAAAG ATTTAGTTTTGTACTGCGAGGCTTTTCTCACAACATACAGAACCTTCATAACGCCCGAGGACCTCATCAAAAAATTACGCTACAGATA CACTCGATTCTGTCACAGTCCAGACACTTTTAAGAAGCGTGTCAGTAAAAACACATTCTTCGTGTTGGTCAGAGTTGTGGATGAGCTCTG tCTGGTGGAGTTGACGGAGGACATTCTCCGGCAGTTGATGGATCTGGTGTTCCGTCTGGTGTGTAATGGAGAACTGAGTCTGGCGCGGGTTCTGCGGAAGAACATTTTAGATAAAGTGGAACAGAAGAGAGTCCTGCGACACACGCAAACGCTTAAACCTCTCGCCGCGCTGGGCGTCTCTGCCAG GCCGGGCACGCTGCATGATTTCCGTAGTCATGAGGTCGCCGATCAGCTGACCCTGCTAGACGCAGAACTCTTCTATAAGATCGAG ATTCCTGAGGTTCTGCTTTGGGCAAAGGAACAGAATGAAGAAAAGAGTCCGAACCTCACCCAGTTCACGGAGCACTTTAACAACATGAGCTACTG GGTGCGCTCTATAATAATGCAGCAGGAGAAAGCTCAAGACCGGGAGAAGCTGCTTCTCAAATTTATAAAGATCATGAAG CACCTGCGAAAACTGAACAACTTCAACTCATATTTGGCGATTCTCTCTGCGCTGGACTCTGCACCAATCAGACGGCTGGAATGGCAGAAACAGACGTCTGAG GGCTTGGAAGAGTACTGcactttgattgacagctcgtCGTCTTTCCGGGCGTACAGAGCAGCGCTGGCCGAAGTCGAACCTCCATGTATTCCCTACCT AGGTTTGATTTTACAAGACCTGACGTTCGTCCACCTTGGAAACCCGGATTTTATTGACGGTAAAGTGAATTTCTCCAAGCGCTGGCAGCAGTTCAACATTCTGGACAGCATGAGATGCTTCCAGCAAGT ACACTATGAACTGAAGCGGAATGAAGACATCGTCTCGTTCTTCAACGACTTCAGTGATCACCTCGCAGAGGAGGCGTTATGGGAACTTTCGCTCAAGATCAAACCACGAAACATCTCCCGGCGCAAAACCGATCGAGAGGAGAAGACCTAG